The following coding sequences lie in one Nostoc sp. 'Peltigera membranacea cyanobiont' N6 genomic window:
- a CDS encoding GIY-YIG nuclease family protein, protein MNFNDIDDVSTIVYQPRNDNQPGFIYLMEAEGYHGLIPGAWLRRCKIGLSRNPEARLDKFHSNQPPCNVKILKTIYVEDMADVEGELHQQFSRCNVELIKSQEWFDFNPVQFMMVNWEFEKRSLHIFSLSDLPIKLIIFSMIGLVGVGTVAGRLTNQPANSLIQPQERLTK, encoded by the coding sequence ATGAACTTTAATGATATTGACGATGTTTCGACTATTGTCTATCAACCTAGAAACGACAATCAACCGGGATTTATTTATCTAATGGAAGCAGAGGGTTATCACGGTCTAATTCCCGGTGCTTGGTTACGTCGTTGCAAAATTGGATTATCTAGAAATCCAGAAGCTAGACTTGATAAGTTTCACAGTAATCAACCGCCTTGTAATGTAAAAATTCTCAAGACTATTTATGTAGAGGATATGGCAGATGTAGAAGGCGAATTACATCAACAATTTAGCCGATGCAATGTTGAGTTAATAAAAAGTCAAGAGTGGTTTGATTTCAATCCAGTGCAATTTATGATGGTTAACTGGGAATTTGAAAAGCGTTCGCTACACATCTTTAGCCTTAGCGACTTACCAATTAAGTTAATCATTTTCAGCATGATCGGGCTTGTAGGAGTGGGAACCGTAGCGGGAAGATTGACAAATCAACCAGCTAATTCTCTGATACAGCCACAAGAGCGATTGACAAAGTGA
- a CDS encoding protelomerase family protein, with protein sequence MSQKLKEQVDQLFEATKGLQSLEEIKPHCENFNEWINQNTSYSIKSLGTVLSRAGFYKKFKSLPLEQGKNAESVPKHDAQGNVTGNELKHYVLLLCGLDKKDWEERNETTRVSDRLMTAGENGNTGIEIDPETYLEVTSNLLASEDPHELAVGLIAATGRRPHEILVRGKFTPIEKESYQVNFEGQGKKRGEKPVFKISTLFPASYIIERLNHLRKEPSTKSLLKEAANEFPTDVAAQNKAIEDKRGNSLRRVVQEYFGGKGDKTPILNFRNGQEQNDCKALRAACACLVTERDCTGSTGAKLYFAACFLGHITPGEKISDSDLKHITTTLGYSDYYTTQPVGYPDAPSKEKLSNVRVTSSDLEAIRHLQEQLNLVNQQSVINQLIESFNNRLDTAKQLQSAGQKIAQLETQVKQLQETNNQLEQANNQLQEANKMINVTKADVSVTQDNQPIVNVDDLQGMIQKMVDEAVAKALQGKTTVTTTAIPAKVAPIKEEIDWQAKTDTEVWGSKTASAALEKIRRSYQAICLYNDTVATGNGDRLAITNQALRDLSGCNGLLVRDWIEAHKDEIISHNAKFGMENKKDPSNPASYANKGKDTDKILLLINDEFLSGEAFKAGRN encoded by the coding sequence ATGTCTCAGAAACTAAAAGAGCAAGTAGACCAACTGTTTGAAGCTACCAAAGGCTTACAGAGCTTAGAAGAGATTAAGCCGCACTGCGAAAATTTTAACGAGTGGATAAACCAGAATACTAGCTACAGCATTAAAAGCTTAGGCACTGTCTTAAGTCGGGCTGGCTTCTACAAAAAATTTAAGTCACTGCCATTAGAGCAAGGTAAAAACGCTGAATCAGTACCTAAACATGATGCCCAAGGCAACGTTACAGGAAACGAGTTAAAGCATTACGTCTTGCTGTTGTGTGGTCTAGACAAAAAGGATTGGGAAGAACGCAACGAAACCACACGAGTAAGTGACCGTCTGATGACTGCTGGTGAAAATGGCAATACAGGAATTGAGATTGATCCAGAGACATATTTAGAAGTTACTTCTAACTTGTTAGCCAGTGAAGACCCTCACGAGTTAGCAGTGGGTTTGATAGCTGCTACGGGTAGAAGACCTCATGAGATTTTAGTCAGAGGAAAATTTACACCGATTGAAAAGGAATCTTATCAAGTCAATTTTGAGGGTCAAGGTAAAAAACGCGGTGAAAAGCCAGTATTTAAAATTTCTACTTTATTCCCTGCTAGTTACATTATTGAGCGATTAAATCACTTACGGAAAGAACCGTCTACCAAGTCACTTTTAAAAGAAGCCGCTAACGAATTTCCTACTGATGTAGCAGCCCAAAATAAAGCCATTGAAGATAAACGCGGTAATTCATTACGTCGTGTAGTTCAAGAGTATTTTGGTGGTAAAGGTGATAAAACACCTATTCTAAATTTCAGAAATGGTCAAGAGCAAAATGACTGTAAAGCCTTACGCGCTGCTTGTGCTTGCTTAGTTACCGAACGGGATTGTACAGGGTCAACAGGTGCAAAACTCTACTTTGCTGCTTGTTTCTTAGGTCATATTACCCCAGGTGAAAAAATCAGTGATAGCGATTTAAAACACATCACTACTACTCTTGGTTATTCAGACTATTACACTACACAACCTGTAGGTTATCCAGATGCACCATCAAAAGAAAAACTTTCAAATGTTCGGGTTACTTCTTCAGATTTAGAAGCTATTCGCCACTTGCAAGAGCAATTAAATTTAGTCAACCAGCAATCAGTAATCAACCAGCTAATAGAGTCATTTAATAACCGTTTAGACACTGCCAAACAATTACAGTCAGCAGGGCAAAAGATAGCCCAATTAGAAACACAAGTTAAGCAGTTACAAGAAACTAATAACCAGTTAGAGCAAGCCAATAACCAATTACAGGAAGCAAATAAAATGATAAACGTAACTAAGGCGGATGTTTCAGTTACCCAAGATAACCAGCCTATTGTTAATGTTGATGACTTGCAAGGCATGATTCAAAAGATGGTAGATGAAGCAGTAGCAAAAGCCTTGCAAGGCAAAACAACAGTTACTACTACTGCTATACCTGCCAAAGTTGCACCCATCAAAGAAGAGATTGACTGGCAAGCCAAGACTGATACTGAAGTTTGGGGAAGTAAAACAGCGTCAGCAGCTTTAGAAAAAATTCGTAGGTCTTATCAGGCTATCTGTTTATACAATGACACTGTGGCGACTGGGAACGGCGATCGCCTTGCAATTACTAACCAAGCACTCAGGGATTTATCAGGCTGTAACGGCTTGCTGGTTAGAGATTGGATTGAAGCCCATAAGGATGAAATAATCAGCCATAACGCTAAATTTGGTATGGAAAACAAAAAAGACCCTAGTAACCCTGCCAGCTATGCCAACAAAGGAAAGGACACAGATAAAATCCTGTTGCTGATAAACGATGAATTCTTAAGCGGTGAAGCCTTTAAAGCAGGGAGAAACTAA
- a CDS encoding tyrosine-type recombinase/integrase — translation MKINRHGRAKVLTQSEIQLIFSDGLDNDRDRALFGVCLFSACRIRECCTLLTQDIYTPKGNVRPRLIIRKSNTKGKLATRSIPVIEDLRRLLVEYYPLAGDDYLFPGRSDGHISEDSAARILREACQQVDIFGVSSHSFRRTALTQMSNAGIPLRVIQEISGHRNLEQLQRYLEVSDEQVLGAAASLAMLSPVGRSGLELDTNKKLEIDAHYP, via the coding sequence ATGAAAATCAATCGGCATGGACGCGCTAAGGTTCTCACACAGTCAGAGATACAGCTAATTTTCAGTGATGGCTTAGACAATGACCGCGATCGCGCTTTGTTCGGTGTCTGTCTGTTTAGTGCCTGTAGAATCCGTGAATGCTGTACCCTGCTGACTCAAGATATTTACACGCCCAAGGGTAACGTTAGACCCAGGCTGATTATCAGAAAATCAAACACCAAGGGGAAACTAGCTACTAGGTCAATTCCAGTGATTGAAGACTTACGGCGGTTATTGGTTGAATACTACCCACTGGCAGGAGATGATTATCTGTTTCCCGGTCGCAGTGATGGACACATCAGCGAAGACTCAGCCGCTAGGATTTTGAGAGAAGCTTGTCAGCAAGTAGATATTTTTGGAGTGAGTAGCCATAGCTTCAGGCGTACAGCTTTAACTCAGATGAGTAACGCTGGTATACCACTGAGAGTTATTCAGGAAATCTCAGGGCATCGGAATTTAGAACAGTTACAGAGATATTTAGAAGTGAGCGACGAGCAGGTGTTAGGGGCGGCTGCAAGCTTGGCTATGCTGTCGCCTGTGGGTAGAAGTGGTTTAGAGCTAGACACAAATAAAAAACTTGAAATTGACGCACATTATCCCTAA